A genomic window from Brassica oleracea var. oleracea cultivar TO1000 chromosome C8, BOL, whole genome shotgun sequence includes:
- the LOC106308302 gene encoding LOW QUALITY PROTEIN: auxin-responsive protein IAA5 (The sequence of the model RefSeq protein was modified relative to this genomic sequence to represent the inferred CDS: substituted 1 base at 1 genomic stop codon): MADESNLAHEITELRLGLPGDIIVTGKKRVSSEVESELKCEPATKSQVVGWPPVCSFRRKNSLEETRTAYVKVSVDGAAFLRKIDLKMYKRYQDLASALQILFGCFITFDXFDDTLKESECVPIYEDKDGDWMLAGDVPWEMFVASCKRLRVMKRSVMK; this comes from the exons ATGGCTGATGAGAGTAATCTTGCACATGAAATCACCGAGCTACGGCTAGGTCTTCCAGGAGATATCATCGTCACAGGGAAGAAGAGGGTTTCTTCGGAAGTAGAGAGTGAGTTGAAATGTGAACCGGCGACAAAGAGTCAAGTAGTGGGATGGCCGCCGGTTTGTTCGTTCAGGAGAAAGAACAGCCTCGAAGAGACAAGGACTGCGTACGTGAAAGTGAGTGTCGACGGAGCTGCGTTTCTGAGGAAGATCGATTTGAAAATGTATAAACGTTACCAAGATCTCGCTTCCGCTCTACAAATTCTATTCGGATGCTTCATCACCTTTGATTAGTTTG ATGATACATTGAAGGAAAGTGAATGCGTTCCAATATATGAGGATAAAGATGGAGATTGGATGCTTGCTGGTGATGTTCCTTGGGA AATGTTTGTTGCATCATGCAAGAGGTTAAGGGTTATGAAGAGATCAGTAATGAAATGA
- the LOC106308301 gene encoding cyclin-A2-3-like, with protein sequence MEKENAVSRPFTRAFASALRASTTHNQQRANRKRPASEEDKNITAPTFNKKKKKRAVLGDISNVGFNAAKLEAKNIIKQVKKESVDTSEVTDLQSKTHAKAEEVSNDTADNCKSDVIGSSTALELDIPKVINIDSDEKDPLLCCLYAPEIYHNLRVSELRRRPVPEVTQKDVTHSMRGILVDWLVEVSEEYTLVPDTLYLTVYLIDWFLHGNHIERQNLQLLGITCMLIASKYEEICAPRVEEFCLMTDNTYTRDQVLEMENQVLAHFSFQIYTPTPKTFLRRFLRAASSYLSQRRLELEFLASYLTELTLIDCRFLKFLPSVIAASAVFLAKWTLDQSNHPWNLTLEHYTTYKTSDLKASVHALQDLQLNTRGCPLGAIRMKYRQEKFKSVAVLISPKLLDTLF encoded by the exons ATGGAGAAGGAAAATGCTGTCTCTCGTCCTTTCACTCGTGCCTTTGCCTCTGCCTTGCGCGCTTCTACTACACATAATCAACAGAGAGCAAACAGAAAAAGACCAGCCTCGGAGGAGGATAAGAACATCACTGCACCCACATTCAATAAGAAGAAGAAGAAGCGAGCGGTTCTAGGAGATATCTCAAACGTTGGCTTCAATGCAGCTAAACTCGAG GCGAAAAACATCATCAAGCAGGTCAAGAAAGAATCGGTTGATACCTCAGAAGTCACAGATCTTCAGTCCAAGACCCATGCAAAAGCTGAAGAAGTATCAAATGACACAGCTGATAACTGTAAAAGTGATGTTATTGGTAGCTCAACTGCATTAGAATTAGATATCCCAAAAGTCATAAACATTGATTCAGATGAAAAGGATCCTTTACTCTGCTGCCTCTACGCCCCTGAAATCTACCACAATTTGCGTGTATCAGAG CTTAGACGCAGACCGGTTCCAGAGGTGACACAGAAGGATGTCACTCACTCCATGCGTGGAATTCTAGTTGACTGGCTTGTGGAG GTCTCTGAGGAATACACGCTTGTACCCGACACTCTTTACCTCACAGTCTATCTCATAGACTGGTTCCTCCACGGAAACCACATAGAAAGACAGAATCTTCAACTCCTTGGCATCACTTGCATGCTAATTGCCTC GAAGTATGAGGAGATCTGTGCGCCACGTGTCGAAGAGTTCTGCCTCATGACGGATAACACCTACACAAGAGATCAGGTCCTGGAGATGGAGAACCAAGTGCTTGCGCATTTCAGCTTTCAGATATACACTCCCACTCCGAAAACTTTCCTAAGGAGGTTTCTCAGAGCAGCCTCTTCTTACCTGAGCCAGCGCCGCCTTGAACTGGAGTTTCTAGCCAGCTACTTGACGGAGCTGACGTTGATAGACTGTCGTTTCTTGAAGTTTCTTCCTTCAGTCATCGCTGCTTCAGCGGTTTTTCTTGCCAAATGGACATTGGACCAGTCAAACCACCCATGG AATCTAACTCTTGAGCACTACACAACGTACAAAACGTCTGATCTGAAAGCATCTGTACATGCGTTGCAAGATCTGCAGCTTAACACCAGAGGTTGCCCTTTGGGTGCTATACGCATGAAGTATAGGCAAGAAAAA TTCAAATCTGTGGCGGTTCTTATATCTCCAAAACTACTTGACACACTATTCTGA